Proteins encoded by one window of Methylovirgula ligni:
- the kdpB gene encoding potassium-transporting ATPase subunit KdpB — protein MDQSTRTRMPVAGSADPQILITAIGDSFRKLDPRLLIRNPVMFTVEVVATLVTILFLRDVALGHGHYGFAFQIILWLWFTVLFANFAEAVAEGRGKAQAATLRRSKTESNAKLLRLANGAENKGTDWRSVPAVSLKPGDIVLVEAGDLIPSDGDVIEGVASVDESAITGESAPVIRESGGDRSAVTGGTLVISDWVKVKITAAQGSTFLDRMIALVEGAERQKTPNEIALNILLAGLTIIFVFAVATIPSFASYAGGSTTVLVLVALFVTLIPTTIGALLSAIGIAGMDRLVRFKVLAMSGRAVEAAGDVDTLLLDKTGTITLGNRQATAFIPLTGVSEADLASAAQLASLSDETPEGRSIVVLAKEKQGIRGRDFSSLQAKFIPFSAQTRISGIDSGEGSIRKGAVDAVIAYVRGQTKADIEAAVRELTAKADEIAKAGATPLAVAKDGRLLGVIHLKDIIKGGIKERFQELRRMGIRTVMITGDNPLTAAAIAAESGVDDFLAQATPETKLKLIRQEQAQGKLVAMCGDGTNDAPALAQADVGVAMNTGTMAAREAGNMVDLDSDPTKLIEIVEIGKQLLMTRGALTTFSIANDVAKYFAIIPAMFLAFYPQLQALNIMHLHTPQSAILSAIIFNALIIIALVPLALRGVTYRPLGAAHILRRNLLIYGLGGIIVPFIGIKLIDMAVSAIGLA, from the coding sequence ATGGACCAGTCCACTCGTACGAGGATGCCCGTCGCCGGTTCGGCCGACCCGCAGATTCTCATTACCGCCATCGGCGACTCGTTTAGGAAACTCGACCCCCGCCTGCTGATCCGTAACCCGGTGATGTTCACGGTGGAGGTTGTCGCGACGCTTGTCACGATCCTTTTCCTCCGCGACGTTGCTCTGGGGCATGGCCATTATGGCTTTGCCTTCCAGATCATCCTTTGGCTGTGGTTCACCGTGCTCTTCGCCAATTTCGCCGAAGCGGTGGCCGAAGGCCGCGGCAAAGCGCAGGCAGCGACTCTGCGGCGCAGCAAGACGGAATCCAACGCCAAGCTCTTACGCCTTGCCAATGGGGCGGAGAACAAAGGCACGGACTGGCGTTCGGTGCCAGCCGTCTCGCTGAAGCCGGGCGACATCGTGCTGGTCGAAGCCGGCGATCTCATCCCCAGTGACGGCGACGTGATCGAAGGCGTCGCCTCGGTCGATGAATCGGCGATCACGGGTGAATCCGCGCCGGTCATCCGCGAAAGTGGCGGCGACCGGTCGGCGGTCACCGGCGGTACGCTGGTGATCTCCGACTGGGTCAAGGTGAAGATCACCGCCGCGCAGGGCTCGACGTTCCTCGACCGCATGATCGCGCTCGTCGAAGGCGCCGAACGGCAGAAGACCCCGAACGAGATCGCGCTCAACATCCTGCTCGCCGGCCTGACGATCATTTTCGTCTTCGCCGTTGCGACAATCCCGAGCTTTGCGTCTTACGCCGGCGGCTCGACCACGGTTCTCGTGCTTGTCGCGCTGTTCGTGACGCTGATCCCGACGACGATCGGCGCCCTGCTCTCGGCCATCGGTATCGCCGGCATGGACCGGCTGGTTCGCTTCAAGGTGCTGGCCATGTCCGGCCGCGCCGTCGAGGCGGCGGGCGATGTCGATACGCTGCTGCTCGACAAGACCGGCACGATCACGCTCGGCAACCGGCAGGCGACGGCTTTCATTCCGCTCACCGGCGTCAGCGAGGCGGACCTCGCAAGCGCCGCGCAGCTCGCCTCGCTCTCCGACGAGACACCGGAAGGCCGCTCGATCGTCGTCCTCGCCAAGGAGAAGCAGGGTATTCGCGGCCGCGACTTTTCCAGCCTGCAGGCGAAGTTCATCCCCTTCTCGGCGCAGACGCGGATCAGCGGCATCGACAGCGGCGAAGGCTCGATCCGCAAGGGCGCGGTCGACGCCGTAATCGCCTATGTGCGCGGCCAGACCAAGGCCGACATTGAAGCGGCCGTGCGCGAACTGACCGCCAAGGCCGATGAGATCGCCAAGGCGGGCGCGACGCCCCTCGCCGTCGCCAAGGACGGACGCCTGCTCGGCGTCATCCACCTGAAGGACATTATCAAAGGCGGTATCAAGGAGCGCTTCCAGGAATTGCGCCGCATGGGCATCCGCACGGTCATGATCACCGGCGATAATCCGCTGACCGCCGCGGCGATCGCCGCCGAGTCCGGGGTCGATGACTTCCTCGCTCAGGCGACCCCCGAGACCAAGCTGAAGCTCATTCGTCAGGAGCAGGCCCAGGGCAAGCTCGTCGCCATGTGCGGCGATGGGACCAACGACGCGCCCGCCCTCGCGCAAGCCGACGTCGGCGTCGCCATGAACACCGGCACGATGGCGGCGCGCGAGGCTGGCAACATGGTCGACCTCGACAGCGATCCGACCAAGCTCATCGAAATCGTCGAAATCGGCAAACAATTGCTCATGACGCGCGGCGCGCTGACGACCTTCTCGATCGCCAATGATGTGGCCAAATATTTCGCCATCATCCCGGCCATGTTCCTCGCCTTCTATCCGCAGCTTCAGGCGCTGAACATCATGCACCTGCATACGCCGCAGAGCGCGATCCTGTCGGCCATTATCTTCAATGCGCTGATCATCATCGCTCTGGTGCCGCTGGCGCTCAGAGGCGTCACCTATCGCCCGCTCGGCGCCGCCCACATCCTGCGCCGCAATCTGCTGATTTACGGACTCGGGGGCATCATCGTGCCGTTCATCGGCATCAAGCTCATCGACATGGCGGTTTCCGCCATCGGCCTTGCGTGA
- a CDS encoding K(+)-transporting ATPase subunit C — translation MLKQIRPAILMIVLMTIITGLAYPLGMTGIAQVLFPHQANGSLIESGGKVIGSSLIGQNFVSDKYFHGRPSATSEPDPKDPTKTIAVPYAADNSVGSNLGPTSKALIQRVQGDAAALHKENPSVPVPVDLVTTSASGLDPDITPAAAYFQVPRIAKTRNIPEADLKALVAAHIEERLLGVIGEPHVNVLNLNLALDALKKS, via the coding sequence ATGTTGAAGCAAATCCGTCCCGCCATTCTGATGATTGTACTGATGACGATCATCACCGGCCTCGCCTACCCGCTCGGTATGACCGGCATCGCCCAGGTTCTCTTTCCACATCAGGCAAACGGCAGCCTGATCGAGAGTGGCGGCAAAGTAATCGGCTCGTCGCTGATCGGCCAGAATTTCGTGAGCGACAAATATTTCCACGGTCGCCCCTCGGCGACGAGCGAGCCGGACCCGAAGGATCCGACCAAGACGATTGCCGTGCCCTATGCAGCCGACAATTCGGTCGGCTCCAATCTCGGCCCGACGTCGAAGGCCCTGATCCAGCGCGTTCAGGGTGACGCGGCGGCGCTTCATAAGGAGAACCCCTCCGTGCCGGTGCCTGTCGATCTCGTCACGACGTCTGCCAGCGGGCTCGATCCCGACATCACGCCGGCGGCTGCCTATTTCCAGGTTCCGCGCATCGCCAAGACACGGAACATCCCGGAGGCGGACCTGAAGGCGCTCGTCGCCGCACATATCGAAGAGCGGCTCCTCGGCGTAATCGGCGAGCCGCATGTTAACGTTCTCAACCTGAACCTCGCCCTTGACGCACTGAAAAAGTCCTAG